The proteins below come from a single Zhouia spongiae genomic window:
- a CDS encoding PepSY-associated TM helix domain-containing protein, whose protein sequence is MNVKNYNIFFHLHTVSGIIISALLYVIFFAGSFSFFRDDINNWERNQGALQKESEVVNDEILLNYDEALNHVARQYNLYSSDVWFRQSHIERNVSVSVTPAKDTLVAKQSKVPGFFYLDSKNYSISNYTEQYQLGEFLYRLHFFTQIPYPYGYHLAGFVALFFLFAIVTGVLVHWKKIVSNFYVFRPKAKLKTIWTDAHTALGILGVPFQFVLAVTGAFFMIKGLLLFPGISVLYDGNANKLYQDFGYSEVPIAYNALKLEKTYSINDYVEQTEKRWEGFHATSVYIRNYGDTSMEVKVGGELLYKDQLSSSGHVVYKVETGEEIAVKDPLKETTYTDVVKNLLYRLHFGDYGGYGLRVVSFILGIITCFVIISGVLIWLVAREKKSIPEKKKRFNRRLVNVYLAVCLSMYPVTALAFIAVKLNSMAGQAYIYKFYFLTWLGMSIFFILKNDDYKTNRITLFLGSVIGFLIPFVNGAVTGNWFWIAYQKDLFSVFFIDAFWMVLSIITFLVWMKIRRKGAKL, encoded by the coding sequence ATGAATGTAAAAAACTACAATATATTTTTTCACCTGCATACCGTCAGCGGTATTATTATCAGCGCCCTGTTATATGTGATTTTCTTTGCAGGCTCCTTTTCTTTTTTCAGGGATGATATAAATAACTGGGAACGCAACCAGGGAGCATTACAAAAAGAATCGGAGGTCGTAAATGATGAGATACTGCTTAATTACGACGAAGCTTTAAATCATGTAGCGAGACAGTACAACCTGTACAGTTCAGATGTATGGTTCAGGCAGTCGCATATCGAAAGAAACGTAAGCGTATCTGTTACACCGGCGAAAGATACGTTGGTGGCCAAACAAAGCAAGGTTCCGGGATTCTTCTACCTTGATTCAAAGAACTACAGTATTTCCAATTATACAGAACAATATCAGTTGGGCGAATTTTTATATCGTTTGCATTTTTTTACCCAGATACCTTATCCGTACGGCTATCACCTGGCAGGTTTTGTGGCATTATTCTTTTTATTTGCCATTGTAACAGGTGTTCTGGTGCACTGGAAAAAGATCGTTTCAAATTTTTATGTGTTCAGGCCCAAGGCAAAATTGAAAACGATATGGACAGACGCTCATACGGCGTTAGGGATCTTGGGGGTACCATTTCAGTTCGTACTGGCGGTAACCGGGGCATTTTTTATGATTAAGGGACTCTTATTGTTTCCGGGGATATCGGTTCTATATGACGGGAATGCTAATAAACTCTATCAGGATTTTGGCTATAGTGAAGTACCGATAGCGTACAATGCGTTAAAGTTGGAAAAAACATACAGTATAAACGATTATGTAGAGCAAACCGAAAAAAGATGGGAAGGTTTTCACGCTACTTCAGTATATATCAGGAATTACGGCGATACCAGCATGGAAGTTAAAGTTGGAGGCGAATTGTTGTATAAAGACCAGCTTTCGAGCAGTGGCCACGTTGTATATAAGGTTGAAACAGGAGAGGAGATAGCCGTTAAAGACCCTTTAAAAGAAACGACATATACAGATGTAGTTAAAAATCTGTTGTACAGGCTTCATTTTGGCGATTACGGGGGGTATGGATTAAGAGTGGTCTCTTTTATTTTAGGTATTATTACCTGTTTTGTAATTATATCCGGAGTTTTAATCTGGCTGGTGGCAAGAGAAAAGAAAAGCATCCCGGAAAAGAAGAAACGCTTTAATCGCAGACTGGTTAATGTATACCTTGCCGTATGCCTGAGTATGTACCCGGTAACAGCACTGGCATTTATAGCGGTTAAGCTGAACAGCATGGCAGGACAGGCATATATTTACAAGTTTTACTTTTTAACCTGGCTTGGGATGTCTATTTTCTTTATCCTGAAGAATGATGATTACAAAACTAACCGGATAACATTATTTCTCGGAAGTGTTATTGGCTTTTTAATACCGTTTGTTAACGGTGCAGT
- a CDS encoding DUF4198 domain-containing protein → MKRKIIALLMFLIAGNTFAHYLWIETNPVGSENKKHEVKVRFGEYTYGVIEKVNGEAFKNVSQFNVWLIAPDGSKSALEVAPKDDHYLGVFIPGQTGTYTVVLDNKNMNVLDYTQYDFGIFKPQYHAKAKVSVGETADTARSNADGIEIVDISSRPAKKGEEVALQVLFKGEPLIKNEIVVYVSDLWSKKMETDEKGEISFKLPWKTIYTVEATYNETTPGTFKNADYEFIWHCATYCIKL, encoded by the coding sequence ATGAAAAGGAAAATAATCGCACTATTAATGTTTCTGATAGCAGGCAACACATTCGCTCATTATCTCTGGATCGAAACAAATCCGGTCGGTTCCGAAAATAAAAAGCATGAAGTAAAAGTCCGCTTTGGAGAATATACATATGGAGTTATAGAAAAGGTAAATGGAGAGGCATTTAAAAATGTAAGTCAATTCAACGTTTGGCTGATCGCACCTGACGGTAGTAAAAGTGCTCTGGAAGTGGCTCCGAAAGACGATCATTACCTGGGAGTTTTCATTCCCGGACAAACAGGAACCTATACCGTTGTATTAGATAATAAAAATATGAACGTATTGGATTATACCCAATATGATTTCGGGATTTTCAAACCTCAATATCATGCCAAAGCGAAGGTGTCAGTAGGGGAAACAGCTGATACGGCAAGGAGCAATGCTGATGGTATTGAGATAGTGGATATCAGCTCTCGTCCGGCTAAAAAGGGAGAGGAGGTAGCCTTACAAGTATTGTTTAAAGGAGAACCGCTAATCAAAAATGAAATTGTCGTGTATGTGTCCGACCTGTGGAGCAAGAAAATGGAAACGGATGAAAAAGGTGAAATTTCGTTTAAACTTCCCTGGAAAACCATATATACTGTCGAGGCCACTTATAATGAAACGACCCCGGGAACCTTTAAGAATGCAGATTATGAGTTTATATGGCATTGTGCTACCTATTGTATAAAACTCTAA